A segment of the Flavobacteriales bacterium genome:
CGTGGTGGGCATCTTCATGAACCAGTTGATGCAGGGCCAGCCCATGACCGTTTTCGGCGATGGCGAGCAGAAGCGCGCCTTCACCTACATCGGCGATATCGCGCCGATCATCGCCACGGCGGCGCTCACGCCTTCGGCCTTCGGAGAGGTCTTCAACGTGGGCGCCGATACGCCCTACACCGTGAACGAACTGGCCACCCTCGTTCAAGAGGCCATGGGCATCCGCGGCGAAGTGCGCCACCTCGACGCGCGCAATGAAGTCGTCTTCGCCTTCAGTGACCACAGCAAGGTGGAGCGCATATTCGGCAAGCGCCGGGAAACCACGCTCGCCGAAGGGCTCGCGCGCATGGCTCCCTGGGCCAGATCCACAGGTGCCCGCGAGAGCAGCCGTTTCGGCAACATCGAGATCGAACAGGGCTTGCCGCCGAGCTGGAGGGTGAAATAGCCCCCGGCTATCTTCGGCCGCCCATCCGATGCCCTCGATCCTCTTCGTGGCGCCGCACCGCGCGGGCCGCAATCCCAGCCAGCGCTTCCGGTTCGAGCAGTACATGCCGCATCTGGAGGCCCAGGGCTTCCGCTGCGAGTTGAGCTATCTGGTGGGCCCCAGCGACGACGCCTACTTCTATGCACCGGGCCATTTTGCCAAGAAGCTGCGCTTCGTGGCCCAGTGCTTCCTGCACCGGCAACGCGACCTGGCCAGGCTCAAGGAATTCGACATCGTATTCATCCAGCGCGAGGCCTTGATGACCCGCAGCACCTGGTTCGAGCGCCAATGCCGGAAACGCGGCGCACGAATCGTATTCGATTTCGACGACAGCATCTGGCTCAGCAACGTGAGCGCCGCTAACCGCCGCTGGCGCTGGGTGAAGGATGCGGGCAAGACCAGCAAGCTCATCGCCCTGGCCGACCGCGTATTCGCCGGCAACGATTACCTGGCCGATTATGCTCGGCAATTCAGCGCCCACGTGCACGTGGTGCCCACCACCATCGACACCGATGAATACACACCGCGCACGAGCCGTGCTCCCGGTCCCGTGTGCATCGGCTGGAGCGGGAGCATCACCACCATCCAGCACTTCCAGTACGCCATTCCTGCGCTGAAAGCGATCCGCGAGCGCTTCGGCGATCAGGTCTGCTTCCGTGTGGTGGGCGACAGCGGTTTCCGCGTGCCGGAACTGGGCATCGTTGGGCTACCCTGGCGGAAGGACACGGAACTCGATGACCTGCGCGCCATGGACATCGGCATCATGCCCCTGCCCGACGATGAATGGGCTCGCGGGAAATGCGGCCTCAAGGGCCTGCAGTACATGGCGCTGGGAATCCCCACCCTCATGAGCCCCGTGGGCGTGAACACCGAGATCATCCAGCACGGCGTGAACGGATACCTGCCTCGGAACAACCAGGAATGGGTGGAAAGCCTCTCGCGCTTGATCTCCGATGCCGACCTTCGCCGCCGCATGGGGGACAAGTCCCGGCGCACCGTGGAGGAGCGCTACTCGACCAGGGCCTGGCGCGACCGCTACCTCAAGCACTTCAACGAAATCCTGCAACGCACATGAGTGAGATCACCACCGAATTGAAGCGCACCGCGCTCACCAGCATCCACGAAACGCTCGGCGCCAAGATGGTGCCCTTCGCCGGCTACCTCATGCCCGTTCAGTATAGTGGCGTCATCGATGAGCACAACACCGTGCGCAACAGCGTGGGCATGTTCGATGTGAGCCACATGGGCGAATTCATCGTGCGCGGTCCCGGCGCCTTGGACTTGATCCAAAAGGTGACCAGCAACGATGCCAGCAAGCTCACCGTGGGCAAGGTGCAGTACAGCTGCCTGCCGAACACGAGCGGCGGCATCGTGGACGACCTGCTGGTTTACCGCATGCAGCACCAGGACGATCACCATTACGTGCTGGTGGTGAATGCCAGCAACATCGAGAAGGACTGGAACTGGATCAACGGCCTCAACACCTTCGATGCGCAGCTGGAGAACATCAGTGAACGCATGAGCCTGTTGGCCGTGCAAGGGCCGAAGGCCGTGGACACGCTCAAGGGCTTTTTCACGGAGGACATCGCGAACATGCCGTATTACACGGCCATGTACGCCGAGATGAAAGGCGTTGGCCTGGTGCTGATCAGCACCACCGGCTATACCGGCGCGGGCGGTTATGAGGTGTACATGCCCAATCCGCTTGCGGAGAAGGCCTGGCATGCGATCATGGAAGCGGGCAAGCCATATGGCATCAAGCCCACCGGCCTGGCCGCACGCGACACCCTCCGCCTCGAAATGGGCTTCTGCCTGTACGGCAACGACATCGACGACAGCACCTCTCCCATCGAGGCCGGCCTGGGCTGGATCACCAAGTTCACCAAGGACTTCACGAACAGCGCTGCCATCAAGGGCCATAAGGAGAACGGCACCGCCCGCAAGCTGGTGGGCTTCGAGCTGCTCGACCGCGGAATCCCGCGCCATGGCATGGCGGTGGTTGATGCGGATGGTGGTGCGATCGGCACGGTGACAAGCGGCACCATGAGCCCTACGCTCAACAAGCCCATCGGCATGGCCTACGTGCCCGTGGCGCTGAGCGCGCCCGGCTCGGCCATCACCATTGATGCGCGCGGCAAGCGACTTCAGGCCCAAGTGGTGAAGCTGCCTTTCCTGCAGCAGGGATAGGCTCCTTCTCAGTAGAGCTTCGCCCGCCGGGTGAGGAACTCCAGGAGCAAAGGCCCGAAGCCGGCGTTGATGTCTGCTTCCACGAGCTCGATCCGGTACTGGCCGCATTTGAGCTTGAGCCGGTGCCAGCGGTCCGCGATGGCCGCGCGGTAGCCTACACGGATTTCGCTGGGGTGCGCTTTCACCTGCTCCCCGCTCTCCACATCCACGAAGGTGTATGGCCGGTCGGGCAGGTCCAGCTCCAGTTCGCGCTTGCGGTCAACCACATGGAAGAGGATGATATCGTGCTTGTTGAAGCGCAGGTGCTGCAAGGCATCAAAGACCTCGGCTTCACGGTCCTGGTCGTCGAGCATATCGCTGAGGATCACCACCAGGCTGCGGCGATGCGCGCGCTGGGCGATGTCGTGCAAGGCCTCGACCAATCCGGTGCGCTGGTTGCGGGCCGGCGCCTCGGCGGCGAGCAATCCTTCGAGCTGGGCCATGAGGTGGCGCAAGTGCGTGGCGTTGCTGCGCGCGCGCTCAGCCAGCATCACGTGCTCGCGGAAGAGCGTGAGGCCCGCGGCATCGCGCTGCTTGCGCAGCAATTGGATGAATGCGGCCGCGGCGTGCACGGCGAATCCAACCTTGTTGAGCTCCTTCGCTTCGCCCTTCTCGGGGAAGTACATGGATGAGGAGGCGTCGAGCACCAGTTCGCAGCGCAGGTTGGTCTCTTCCTCGTAACGCTTCACGAAGAGCTTGTCGGTGCGGGCGTAGAGCTTCCAATCGATGTGGCGCGTGCTCTCGCCCTGGTTGTAGGCGCGGTGCTCGGCGAATTCCACGCTGAAGCCGTGGAAGGGGCTCTTGTGCAAACCCGCCAGGAAACCCTCGACCACTTGGCGGGCCTTGAAATCGAGGGCGCTGAGGGCCTGTATCCGGTCTTGCTCGATGGGCATGGGTTGGCAAAGAACGGGAAAGCCCCGGCGGTTGCCGAGGCCTTCTCAGTTCCTTGGATTCGTCAGCCCAGTTGACCGATCAGCTTTTGCTGCAACTGGGGCTTGGGCACGGCGCCCACGCTGCGGTCAACCACCTCGCCGTTCTTGAAGAACAGGATCGTGGGGATGCTGCGGATCCCGTACTTCATGCTGATGCCGGGGTTGTGGTCCACGTTGAGCTTGCCCACCACGGCCTGGCCGTCATATTCCTTTCCGAGCTCTTCCACCACGGGGCCCACCATGCGGCAGGGGCCGCACCATTCCGCCCAAAAGTCAACCATCACGGGTTTGTCGCTCTTGAGGACGAGTTCTTCGAAGTTGTTGTCGGTGAATTCGAGTGCCATGTTGTTGTTTGGTAATTGGACTGGCCGATGATGGTCGGCCCGTACGCGGGTTGCTGGTCGTTCCTTGCGCCGGTTCCTTACTCCCGGACTGCGGCGCCAAAGGTACCCCCCTTGAGCGATCTCCTTGCCACGGGAGATTCCACGACAGGGTGTCAGTTCAACGCGTAGTTCAATTCAGCAATCCCATCCAGGCGCACAACCAGCTCCTCATTGATCGCCACCGCCAATCCCTTACTGGGCAGGTCCACGGCCAGTTTCTCGGCTTCGCTCACCAATTGCACCACCACCTTGCACTTGCCCGGGTTGGCCTTGATCAGCTGTCCAAGGTCGCGCACCAGTTCATCGTTGGCATGGTCTGCATCGAGCTTGATCGTGAGCTTGTTCATGTACTTCTCGCGCACATCGCTTAGCAATTCCATGCTGGTGATCTTGAACTCCATCTGGCCCTCGTCGCGGCCCCAGGTACGGGCCATGGCGCGGCCCCGCACGAAGAGCAATGCACCCTGTTGCAGGTACAGCTTGAAGCGCATATAGTCCTCACTGAAGAGCATGAAGTCATGGCTGCCATAATGGTCCTCCAGGCTGAAGCTTCCGAAGGGCTTCCCGCTCTTGGCGATCCGGTGCTCTGCTTTGGTGACGATGCCCGCGAAAGTGACATCGCGGCCTTCGAGCGCCTTGAGGTCCTGGAGCTGCGCCAGGTTATGGTGGCAGAGGTGCTTGATCTCCAGCCGGTGGTCGTCGAGCGGGTGGCCGCTGAGGTAGAAGCCGATCACCTCCTTCTCGAAGTGCAGTTTCTCCAGTGCGCTCCATCCATCGATCTGAGGCACGGCCGGTTCCGGGATCCCTGCGCCCTCAACCGTATCGCCGAACATGCTCACTTGCGAGCTATCCTCACTGTCCTTGTGCTGCTGACCGTACCGCGCCAGGGTCTCCATCCAGGTGGGCTTTCCTTCCCCCGCGCTGTGGAAGAAGGCTGCGCGCTGGACATTGAGCCCGTCGAAGGCGCCCGCGTAGGCCAGGCTTTCGAGCGCCTTGCGATTCGCGGCGCGCAGATCCACCCGGCGCACCAGGTCGAAGATGCTCTTGAACGGGCCGTTCGCCTCGCGCTCGCTCACGATGGCCGCCACCGCGCTCTCCCCCACCCCTTTCACGGCCCCCAATCCGAAGCGGACCTGGCCTTTCTTGTTCACGCTGAAGGCGAAGCTGCTCTCATTCACATCGGGGCCCAGCACCTTGATGCCCATGCGACGGCACTCTTCCATGAAGAAAGTGACCTTGTCGATGCTGCTCTGCGAATGCGTGAGCACCGCAGCCATGAACTCGCTCGGGTAGTTGGCCTTCAGCCAGGCCGTCTGGTAGGCCACGAACGCGTAGCAGGTGCTGTGCGATTTGTTGAAGGCGTACTGTGCGAAGGCTTCCCAATCCTTCCACACTTTCTCGCAGACCTTCTCATCGAGCCCTCTGGCTGCGGTTCCCGCGAGGAATTGCCCCTTCATTTTATCCAGCGTGGCGCGGTCCTTCTTGCCCATCGCCTTGCGCAGCACATCCGCATCGCCCTTGCTGAAGCCCGCGAGCTTCTGCGAGAGCAGCATCACCTGCTCCTGGTACACCGTGATGCCGTATGTCTCCTTCAGCAGGTCCTCCATCTCCGGGAGGTCGTACATGATCTTCTCTTGCCCGTGCTTGCGCTTGATGAAGCTGGGGATGTACTCCAGCGGGCCCGGCCGGTACAGCGCGTTCATGGCGATGAGGTCGCCGAACTGGTCGGCCTTCAGCTCGCGCAGGTACTTCTGCATGCCCGCGCTCTCGAACTGGAAGGTGCCGTTGGTCTCGGCGCGCTGGTAGAGGGCGTAGGTCTTCGGGTCGTCGAGGGGGATGCTGTCGATGTCGATCCGGATCCCGTGGTTCTGGTCGATCAGCCGCAGCGCGTCGCGGATGATGGTGAGCGTCTTAAGCCCGAGGAAGTCCATCTTGATCACGCCGGCGTCCTCCACCACCTTGCCGTCGTATTGCGTCACCAGCATGGGGGAGTCCTTCGTGGTGCACACGGGCAGGATCTCCTTCAGGTCCTGCGGGGCGATGATGATGCCGGCCGCGTGGATGCCGACGCCGCGCACGCTGCCTTCCACCTTCTCGGCTTCGCGCAGCACATCGGCGGTGAGTTCGCCGCTCTCCAGGATCTCGCGCAATTGCTTCACGCCTGCGAGTTCGTCGGCGCCCAGGTTCTCTTTCGCCTTCAGGCTATCCGCTCCTTCGAGCGGTGCGCGGAGCACGCGTCCCAACTCAATGCCCGGACGCTCGGGCACCAGCTTCGCGAGGCGATCGGCTTCGTTCAGCGGCAGGTCCATCACGCGCGCCACATCGCGGATGCTGCTCTTGGCCGCCATGCCGCCGTAGGTGATGATCTGCGCCACCTGGTTCTGCCCGTACTTCTGCACCACGTAATCGATCACCTTCTGCCGCCCTTCGTCGTCGAAGTCGGTGTCGATATCGGGCATGCTCTTGCGGTCCGGGTTCAGGAAACGCTCGAAGAGCAGGTCGTACTTGATCGGGTCGATGTTGGTGATGCCGATGCAATAGGCCACCGCACTGCCCGCCGCTGAACCACGCCCCGGGCCGATCAGCACGCCAATGTCGCGGCCGTGATTGATGAAGTCCTGCGTGATGAGGAAGTATCCGCTGAAGCCCATCGTCTTGATGGTGAACAGCTCGAAGTCGAGGCGCTCCTTGATCTTCGGATCCAATGAATCGATCCCGGCGGAATCATCCTTGATGTATCGGCGGATCGCACCCTGATAAGTGAGGTGCTTCAGGTATTCGTCCTGGTCCGCGAAGCCATCGGGGATCTGGAAGTTCGGAAGGAGGATGTCCTTCTTCAGTTTCAGCGGCTCGATCTTATCGACGATGAGGTTGGTGTTGTCCAGCGCCTCGGGCAGGTCGCTGAACACCTTCGCCATCTGCGTGGTGGTCTTGAAGAAGAACTCATCGTTCGGGAAGGCGAAGCGTTTGCCCTTCTGCGATCCTTCCTCGTCGCCGTCGTCGGCCTTGGGCGTGCTCTGCTTCTCGCCGGTGTTGATGCACAGCAGGATGTCGTGCGCGTTGGCGTCCTGCTGATCCACATAGTGGCTGTCGTTGCTGGCGATGATCGGCACCTTGTACTTGGCCGCCCACTTCACCAGTACCGCGTTCACCTGGTCCTGCTCGGGAATGCCGTGGCGCTGCAGCTCGATGTAGTAGTCCTCGCCGAATTGATCGAGCCACCACTTGAATTCCTCCTCACCAGCCGCTTCGCCCTTGCGGAGTATGGTACGCGGCACGCTCGCGCCCAAGCAGCAGGTCGTCGCGATCAGTCCTTCCTTGTACTTCTCGACGAGCTCCTTGTCGATGCGCGGGTACTTGCTGTAAAAGCCCTCCATATAGCCGAGTGAGCAGAGCTTGCTCAGGTTCTTGTAGCCCGTGGCGTTCTTCGCCAGCAGCAATTGGTGTACGCGCTGGTCCTTATCGTCCCGTGTGAATGTCTTGCGTGTGCGATCGGCCACCAGGTAGAACTCGCAGCCTACGATCGGCTTCACCTTCGGCGTGCCATCCTCATTCTTGTGCTTGCCTGCCTCCGCCACGAACTTGAATACGCCGAACATGTTGCCATGATCGGTGATCGCCAACGCGGGCTGACCATCGGCAGCGGCCTTCTTGTACAACGCAGGAATAGCGGCGGCGCCATCCAACAGCGAGAACTGGGTGTGGACGTGTAGGTGGGAGAACTTCATGACAGGAGCGCGAAACTATCGGAGGGAGGGGGAGATGAGAGGGGGCAGTTATTCACGATCGGACACCGTGCTCTCAATTTGTTTGGACACGAATGGACGCGGCGTCCATTGTTGTCCATTGAAACGCCCAGCTAAGCGCTGCCTTCGACCGCGCTCCATCAGCCGGGAACAATATGTGCCCGTACGCGAACCGCCGAGGCCGAAGCAACGCTCCGATCCGTTTGCGTCATTTGCATCAAACCCGGGCCACCCATGCGCGCGATCAATACGCTCTTGCTCTTCTTTTGCCTTACCAGCTTGCATGCGCAATGGACCTGGGTACCGCGCGCCAGCCTAGGTGCATCCAATCAGCCACGCTGGGGCACGTGCGAATTCGTGATCGGCGGCAAGGCCTATGTGGTGGGCGGCCGCGTGGGTACCAGCGATGTGAACGAGGTATGGGCCTACGACCCGCTGATCGATACTTGGGAGGCGAAGGCGCCCATTCCCGGCGAGCGCAGGCTTGCGGCGGCTTTCGCCATCAATGGGAAGGGCTACGTCGCGTGCGGCCTTGTGCAAACTTCAACGATGCTAGCCGATCTGCTCGAGTATGATCCCGTAGCCGACGCGTGGACGCAACGCGCCCCATTGCCCGATGCCGCTCGTTATTCAGCAGCGGCCTTCGCCGTAAATGGCAAAGGCTACATAGTAGGCGGCAACCAAGGCGGCGCAAACGGCCCGTTCAGCACAGACACTTGGATGTATGATCCGGCCACCAATGCCTGGAGCGAAATGGCGCCGATCCCCGGTCAGGCCTTGTTCGCGGCGCGCGGTTTCACCGCTGATGGCAAAGGCTACGTGCTCGGCGGCCGTTTGGCGGACCAGACCTTCACGAATGCCTTGTGGCAGTATGATCCCGCGACGAATAGCTGGCAGGGCCGCGCAGCGCTGCCCGGAATCCCGCGCACCTATTCCTACACATGGTCGCTGGACTACCACGGCCTCATCATGGCTGGCGATAATCTGCAAGGCCAGCAACTCAACGACCTCTGGCGCTACCTGCCTAGCAACAACAGCTGGACCGCGTTCACCCCTTACACTGGTGGCGGCATGTGGGGCGGCGCGGCCTTCGCCATCGACGGACGCGTATACGCAGGGCTCGGTCGACAAGGCAGCGGGGCGGTGAATGACCTCATGGAGCTGCGCGATGCCTTCACATCAATCAACGATTCCATTTCCGGCGTCGGCTTCCTTCTAGCGCCGAACCCCTGTGCGCCTGGCAGCGTGCTTCAAGTGCGGATGCCGTCTGGAGCAGTTCCTGTTGCTTCGGAGTTGGTCCTGCATGATTCGCGCGGGCGCGTGGCGGTGCGATTGCGGCTGCTGAACATGGAAGCGCACATCAAACTGCCCGACTTGGCGCCGGGCTATTACACGGTCAGCTTGGAGCAAAGCGGTAAGCCAATCGGTCGGCAGTTGATCGCTGTGGAATAGCGCCGAAGCCTGCTTTCATTTCTGCGCGATGGCAGCGCGCAAGAACAATTGCTCCAATATGGAGGACCATCGCAGGAGGGCAGAACAGCCCTGCAGTTTCACCCATGGGTGAGTATCCATTCGCACCGTGGTTGCCACACCTGTCGTCGGCTGTGAAGTCGTTTTCGTAACACCTCCACCCATTCTCCCCATCTTTCGCCATGCGCATCCGCACCAACACCCTGCTCGCGACGGCACAGATTCCCGACGGCGGCGGAGAATTGAGGCTCTACCAACGCAGCGATGATTTCGCCATTGAGGTGGTGGGCATTGCTGGTGAGTTGATGAGCACCGCGATCCACGGATCGGAGGATGCATTGGCGGACCTCGCGCTGAAGCAGCTGAAGGATGCCAGCCGTGCGCGCGTGCTCGTAGGCGGCTTGGGCATGGGCTTCACGCTGTCGGCGGCGCTACGCGGCGTGGGCGCACGAGGGGAGGTGGTGGTAGCGGAGTTGGTGCCCGAGGTGGTGGAATGGAACAAAGGGCCGATGGGCGAACGCTCTGGCAACCCGATGAAGGATCCGCGCGCCAAGGTTTTTGTTGGCGATGTGCTGGAGCTGATCCGAACTGAGCGCGATGGCTACGATGCCATCCTGCTCGATACCGACAATGGCCCCGAAGGATTGACCCAGCCGAGGAACAACCGCCTCTACTCGCACCGTGGCCTTCGCTCAGCCTACGATGCGCTGCGCCCGCACGGGGTGCTCGCGGTATGGAGCACGCACCCCGATGCGCCCTTCACCAAGCGGCTGGCGATGGCGGGCTTCCGCGTGCGGGAAGAGAAAGTGCATGCCCACGGCAGCAAGGGCACCAAGCACCATTTGTGGTTCGCGTCGCGAACATGACCATCGCCCGACCCATGTCCGTGATCAACCGCTTCTTCACCGCCTTCGCCTCGGGCGATGCCGCAGCCATGGGTGCTTGCTACGCCGACGATGCCCGCTTCCGCGATCCCGCCTTCGGCGACCTGGATGCGAAGCAGGTGCGCGCCATGTGGCAGATGCTCTTAGGGCGAAGCAAGGACCTGCGCATCACGTTTACCGTACTGCGCGCGGATGAGCACAGCGGCGCATGCGAGTGGCACGCGCGATACACCTTCGCTTCCACGGGACGCAAGGTCCACAACATCATCCGCAGTGAGTTCACGCTGCGCAATGGGCTGATCGTGCAGCAACACGACCGATTCAACTTCTGGCGATGGAGCCGGCAGGCGCTGGGGGCCGTGGGTTGGCTGCTCGGATGGACGCCTATCGTTCAGGGCAAGGTGCGCCGAACGGCTCGGAACGCGCTGGACAAGCACCTTCGCCAAGGTGCCTGAGCACCAGCGGTGAATGCGGGCCTCTACATTCGCGCCGCTCTCGGAGAGGTGGCAGAGCGGTCGAATGCGGCGGTCTTGAAAACCGCTTTACCTACGGGTAACGGGGGTTCGAATCCCTCCCTCTCCGCCAACGCCACAGCTCGGCTGCGAAAGCAGCCGGGTTCTTCATTCAAGGCCAAGCCGAGCAACGCTCGAGCGCAGGCCGAGGAATGAAGAACCCGATCGCGCGAGCGATCCGGGTGATGCGTTGAAGCCCTCCCCTAACGGGAAAGGCCGACGGAGGAGGCCAATCCCGACCTCTTCATTGAGCAACGCTCGAGCGCAGGCCGAGGAATGAAGAACCCGATCGCGCGAGCGATCCGGGTGATGCGTTGAAGCCCTCCCCTAACGGGAAAGGCCGACGGAGGAGGCCAATCCCGACCTCTTCATCGAGCAACGCTCGAGCGCAGGCCGAGGAATGAAGAACCCGATCGCGCGAGCGATCCGGGTGATGCGTTGAAGCCCTCCCCTAGCGGGAAAGGCCGACGGAGGAGGCCGATCCCGACATCGTAGCCGCGCCGCGCTGGGGTGACTACGGGCGAATGAAGAACCCCATCAGTCCACCCTAGCTTTGAGCCGTGCGTTCCTCATTCATCCTACCCACCCTCCTCGCCTTCACCGTTCGCGCACAGGATTGCAGCATCCCGTTCACGGAGCCGCTCTTCGGCGTGCAGGTTGACAGCAATGTCTGGTACGGCAACGCCACGCGCTATAACGGCGGCACCGACAGCCTTCGCCTCAACCTGTACAAGCCAGTGGGTGATGGCCAGACTGAGCGGCCGCTCGTGGTACTGATCCATGGCGGCGGCTTCGTCGAAGGGCACAGGAATGACTTCAATGCACTTTGCGAATCCTTCGCATCCTTCGGATATGCAGCGGCCACGATCAGCTATCGCTTGGGCTATTACGGCAATGGCATCCTCGAAGCGCCCTATGCGTACGACCCGAACGAGTTCCGGCGTGCGGCCTACCGCGCCATGCAGGACGCCAAAGGCGCGATCCGCTTCTTGAAGGGAAGAAGCGCGCAAGACAGCACGAGCACCACCAGCGTGATCCTGCTCGGGGCCAGTGCAGGAGCCATCACCGCCATGCACGCAGCGTATTTGGACCAAGCCACCGAGAAGCCTGCGAGCTGCGAAGCCATCGGCCAAGTGCAGCACTTCTTCAACTTCTATCCAAGGCCGGACCTCGGCGATGTGGATGGCGAGCTGAACCAGAATGGGCACAATACGAACGTGCTCGGCGTCGTGAACCTCTTCGGTGCGGTGCTCGATACCTCCTATATCGAATCGGCGCTGGACCCGGCGCTCTTCTCCTACCATCAGACCGGCGATCCGGTGGTGGGCTGCGGGCTGCAGCGGCCCTACTGGGGCTTAGGCCTTGGGCTTCCCGATCAACTCCCTTGGATCCACGGATCCTGCCATATCGACCTGCGCGTTCAACACCTTGGATTCTCTGCGGACCGCTATCAGTTCCAGCTGCACACCGGCAACGAACACACGGTGCATGACCCGGTCGGGGTGCTCGCGGAAGCCGCATCGTGGATGCGTGACCTCTTCTGCTTCCCGACATCCCTCACCGCAGTGGAACCCATCGATGCCTTCAGCATTCATCCGAATCCAGCGCATGGCCTTGCTTGGGTCACGATGCCGCTGGGAACGGCGGGGGAATTGGAGCTGATGGATCCCCTTGGCCGGTTGGTCTCACGCACCTCCCTCACTGCCCAGCTCACCGAATTGGACCTGCGCTCCTTGGCCCCTGGCACGTACTTAGTCCGATTGCGGCACCACGGCGGCGCGCGCACGCTTCGATTGGTCTTGGATTGAGCACCGAAGCAAAAGGGCAGGAACTGCGGTTCGCGCAGCTCCCGCCCTCACGCATGCATCACAATGCCATCACCATCGCCTCGAATTCGCTGAGCGTTGTCGGCGAGAAGGTGATCACCTGGTTCAGGCCCGGCGCGACCATCGCAGCGGTCACTGAACTGGAATAAGTGCCTCCGATGTTGGATAGCGCGACGATCTTGATGTTCAATCCGACCGGCACCGTGTAATAGCTGCCCAAGCTGAACACGTTGCTGCTCGATGCCGGCATGCACGCGATTGAGTTCTGGTCCTGGAACACCAGCCACATGAGCGTGTTCGAATCATCGTGGCCTTCGGGACAGGTCACTTGCAGGGTGGTCTGCCCACCCGTGCCCATGAACACATCGACATTCACCCAGCCCAGCGAATCATTCGGGAATCCATAGCCTGTGCTGTCCTGCCCCAGCGGAAGGGAGTTATCGAACGGATTCCAGACGATCGTGCCATCGGATGCCAGTTCACCGCTGAAGAGCGACATGGTCGGATCCGTCCCGTTGGGCGCGGGGACATAGACCTGGCCGGCATTCCCAGTGAGCTCCAGCGGCTCACCGCTTTGGGTGGCATTCAGATAGTACTGGCCACCGCTCCGCAGCAGCGCCAATTGCCCATTGTCATTGCCCAAGGTCTGCTTATTCAACCAGAGCATCTGCCCGAGGGTCAAGGCCTCTACCAGTTCCACTTGCACCAGGCCTGATACCGCGCTGCCGGACATGGTCCGGAAGGCATTCGGCGCGAAATAGATGCCGGTACCCGACGCACCGTTGACATATCCGCCGGCCGATGCCGAAACGGTGAATGTCTGTTTGGCGTCATCCACATGGCCATGAAAGAGCGCCCTCATCGCATTCACCGCAGGGACAACCGGCGTTGGCGACGGTGCGCCGGGCTCATCCTTCTTACAGCCAGCCAGGGCGATTGCGGCCACGAAAAGGGCCGTTTTGAATTCTTGCGTTCTCATCGTGGTTGTGTTTGATGGAAGGATCACT
Coding sequences within it:
- a CDS encoding carboxylesterase family protein, with the translated sequence MRSSFILPTLLAFTVRAQDCSIPFTEPLFGVQVDSNVWYGNATRYNGGTDSLRLNLYKPVGDGQTERPLVVLIHGGGFVEGHRNDFNALCESFASFGYAAATISYRLGYYGNGILEAPYAYDPNEFRRAAYRAMQDAKGAIRFLKGRSAQDSTSTTSVILLGASAGAITAMHAAYLDQATEKPASCEAIGQVQHFFNFYPRPDLGDVDGELNQNGHNTNVLGVVNLFGAVLDTSYIESALDPALFSYHQTGDPVVGCGLQRPYWGLGLGLPDQLPWIHGSCHIDLRVQHLGFSADRYQFQLHTGNEHTVHDPVGVLAEAASWMRDLFCFPTSLTAVEPIDAFSIHPNPAHGLAWVTMPLGTAGELELMDPLGRLVSRTSLTAQLTELDLRSLAPGTYLVRLRHHGGARTLRLVLD
- a CDS encoding nuclear transport factor 2 family protein — its product is MTIARPMSVINRFFTAFASGDAAAMGACYADDARFRDPAFGDLDAKQVRAMWQMLLGRSKDLRITFTVLRADEHSGACEWHARYTFASTGRKVHNIIRSEFTLRNGLIVQQHDRFNFWRWSRQALGAVGWLLGWTPIVQGKVRRTARNALDKHLRQGA